Proteins from a genomic interval of Musa acuminata AAA Group cultivar baxijiao chromosome BXJ1-9, Cavendish_Baxijiao_AAA, whole genome shotgun sequence:
- the LOC135593805 gene encoding 25.3 kDa vesicle transport protein SEC22-1-like, with protein sequence MVKLTMIARVTDGLPLAEGLDDGRDQKDADFYKQQAKLLFKSLSKGHYEASRMSIETGPYFFHYIIEGRVCYLTMCDRSYPKKLAFQYLEDLKNEFERVNGGQIETAARPYAFIKFDTFIQKTKKLYLDTHTQRNIAKLNDELYEVHQIMTRNVQEVLGVGEKLDQVSELSSRLTSESRIYADKAKDLNRQALIRKWAPVAIVLGVVMLLFWVRKKIW encoded by the exons ATGGTAAAGTTGACAATGATAGCACGTGTTACCGATGGCCTACCTTTAGCAGAAGGATTGGATGATGGTCGTGACCAGAAAGATGCTGACTTCTATAAGCAGCAAGCAAAGCTTTTATTTAAAAGTCTCTCAAAGGGTCACTATGAGGCTTCTAGAATGTCAATCGAGACTGGTCCATACTTTTTCCA CTATATTATTGAGGGCCGCGTTTGTTACCTGACAATGTGTGATCGATCTTATCCAAAGAAGCTTGCTTTCCAATACTTGGAGGACCTCAAGAATGAGTTTGAGAGGGTCAATGGAGGTCAAATTGAAACTGCTGCAAGACCATATGCTTTTATCAAATTTG ATACTTTTATACAGAAAACCAAGAAACTTTATTTGGATACCCACACTCAACGTAATATTGCAAAGCTTAATGATGAACTTTATGAAGTCCACCAAATAATGACTCGCAATGTTCAGGAGGTTCTTGGTGTTGGTGAAAAGTTAGACC AGGTCAGTGAATTGTCAAGCAGGTTGACATCTGAGTCTCGAATCTATGCTGACAAGGCGAAAGATTTAAATCGGCAG GCTTTGATTCGAAAATGGGCGCCTGTTGCCATTGTGCTTGGAGTAGTCATGCTTCTTTTTTGGGTCAGAAAGAAGATATGGTGA
- the LOC135593806 gene encoding 22.0 kDa heat shock protein-like, with the protein MDAKPQTAPADRSYTDLNPVFDWVRGETSDDILIHLPGFKSDQVRVQIDSHGTLRTSGERPLDGKQWSRFWKDFRLPDNCKVNDVRAKFDDEMLQVHIPKMVVRGNGALPQPADAREPQSKEKAANKQEIEDNKSVDEKKAAQPASPKKMTADNRGDQSGGLSSIYMGLSQARKTLLMNVAVAFLVLFVLGLYLKYKFTKTETS; encoded by the exons ATGGACGCCAAGCCACAGACAGCACCTGCTGACCGCTCCTACACGGATTTGAATCCCGTCTTCGACTGGGTTCGAGGAGAAACCTCCGACGACATTCTCATTCATCTCCCTG GATTCAAGAGCGACCAAGTGAGGGTGCAGATAGACAGCCATGGCACGCTGAGGACCAGCGGAGAGCGGCCGCTGGATGGCAAGCAGTGGAGCCGGTTCTGGAAGGACTTCCGGTTGCCAGATAACTGCAAAGTGAATGATGTCCGAGCCAAGTTTGACGATGAGATGCTTCAAGTGCATATCCCGAAGATGGTCGTCAGAGGAAATGGAGCTCTGCCTCAACCGGCAGATGCAAGGGAGCCGCAGTCCAAGGAGAAGGCTGCTAACAAACAGGAAATTGAGGATAATAAATCGGTCGATGAAAAGAAAGCGGCGCAGCCGGCAAGCCCAAAGAAGATGACCGCCGACAATCGCGGTGATCAAAGCGGCGGCTTGAGTAGCATCTACATGGGGCTGAGTCAAGCAAGGAAGACATTGCTGATGAACGTGGCTGTCGCTTTCCTGGTGCTGTTTGTTCTTGGATTGTACTTGAAATACAAATTCACAAAGACTGAGACCAGCTAA